In one Bdellovibrionota bacterium genomic region, the following are encoded:
- a CDS encoding LD-carboxypeptidase: MKHWKYLSAGDIVDVIAPSSYTSKKNLKAGVEYLKSLGLVVRMPKDLVRPDFVYANNTKKTLEHMKKAFYSKDSKAVWCLRGGSGGFRLMNELYKWKKPKHKKIFIGISDTTFIHLFLNQKWGWATLHAPMVSMLGPKKTSRAEKKDLEKAIFGKSNKAVFNKLTPMNKAALKAKKISSEIVGGNLCIVESTVGTFYGPKFAGKIVFLEDIDERGYALERSLEHLRIAGAFKGIKAVVFGDFVGGEERDGKDLTMTALKRFAENSPFPVVRGVKSGHGALVRTLPFKTHADLFLGKKATLVVDTGGKS, from the coding sequence ATGAAACACTGGAAATACTTGAGCGCGGGCGACATTGTTGATGTTATTGCACCCTCTTCTTACACTTCAAAAAAGAACTTGAAAGCGGGGGTGGAGTATCTGAAATCCTTAGGGCTTGTTGTGCGAATGCCTAAGGATTTAGTGAGGCCGGATTTCGTTTATGCGAACAATACCAAAAAGACTTTAGAACACATGAAAAAAGCTTTTTACAGCAAAGACAGCAAAGCTGTTTGGTGCTTAAGAGGTGGCTCAGGTGGATTCCGTTTGATGAATGAACTTTATAAATGGAAAAAACCGAAACACAAAAAAATATTCATTGGGATTAGTGACACAACATTTATTCATCTCTTTTTGAATCAAAAATGGGGGTGGGCGACGCTTCATGCTCCTATGGTTTCCATGCTTGGACCCAAAAAAACCAGTCGCGCAGAGAAAAAAGATTTAGAAAAAGCGATCTTCGGAAAGTCCAATAAAGCCGTATTCAATAAACTCACTCCGATGAATAAGGCCGCTCTTAAAGCAAAAAAAATCAGCTCTGAAATCGTTGGTGGAAATCTGTGTATTGTAGAGTCTACGGTAGGAACGTTCTATGGGCCAAAGTTTGCTGGAAAAATTGTTTTTTTAGAAGATATCGATGAGCGTGGATATGCTCTTGAAAGATCTCTGGAACATTTAAGAATTGCGGGAGCCTTCAAAGGCATCAAAGCCGTGGTGTTCGGTGATTTTGTGGGCGGTGAAGAGCGCGATGGTAAAGATTTAACGATGACTGCCCTCAAGCGTTTTGCTGAAAATTCTCCTTTTCCAGTGGTGAGAGGGGTGAAATCTGGTCATGGTGCTTTGGTGAGAACGCTACCATTTAAAACTCACGCGGATTTATTCTTAGGCAAGAAGGCGACCCTCGTTGTGGATACGGGTGGGAAATCCTAG
- a CDS encoding serine hydrolase domain-containing protein produces the protein MVEKKIKKVLEPFVGSVTPGLMVQAFYKGSKVIDLKVGETYPYYDLASLTKVLFTTTLFMNLYGKQPRILEDKVLKYIPWFFHPSLAVRQLLTHTSGLTWWKPLYKSLNMDLHREARWEALKPLIAAEKLELTQKAVYSDFNFLMLGYLLEAEYEKPLSELWKMVQEEFGLTHTNFHIDNKPVFDTKKYAPTEQCPWRGVRLQGQVHDENAFALGGVAPHAGLFGPIEELSQWILKLREIYLGSDNKKSFFITSDTAQTFFQRAISPEVGDFALGFMMKSGQNSTAGNLMSRNTIGHTGFTGTSTWFDLQNDLIVNVVSNRVYFGRDNVEQTRQMRIAIHDAIFREVVHG, from the coding sequence GTGGTTGAAAAGAAGATCAAAAAAGTTTTAGAGCCATTTGTCGGGAGCGTAACTCCTGGTTTGATGGTTCAGGCTTTTTATAAAGGGTCTAAGGTTATCGATCTCAAAGTGGGCGAGACTTATCCGTATTACGATCTTGCTTCGCTGACCAAAGTTCTTTTTACGACGACACTTTTTATGAATCTTTATGGGAAACAACCCAGAATTTTAGAGGATAAAGTTTTAAAATACATTCCTTGGTTTTTTCATCCTTCGCTTGCTGTAAGACAACTTTTAACTCATACCTCAGGGCTCACTTGGTGGAAACCTCTCTATAAATCTCTGAATATGGATCTACATCGCGAAGCGAGGTGGGAAGCCTTGAAGCCATTGATCGCTGCGGAGAAATTAGAACTCACGCAAAAAGCGGTTTACTCAGATTTTAATTTTTTAATGCTCGGATATTTGTTAGAAGCAGAATATGAAAAACCTTTGAGTGAATTATGGAAAATGGTTCAAGAAGAGTTTGGGCTTACACATACAAATTTTCATATCGACAATAAGCCGGTTTTCGATACAAAAAAATATGCACCCACCGAGCAATGCCCATGGAGAGGAGTGCGCCTCCAAGGACAAGTGCATGATGAGAATGCATTTGCACTGGGTGGTGTGGCTCCGCACGCAGGACTCTTTGGACCCATTGAAGAGCTCTCCCAATGGATTTTGAAGTTGAGAGAAATATATTTAGGGAGCGACAATAAGAAAAGTTTTTTTATCACTTCGGATACGGCCCAAACTTTTTTTCAAAGAGCGATTTCTCCAGAAGTTGGGGACTTTGCCTTGGGTTTTATGATGAAGAGCGGACAAAATTCGACCGCGGGAAATCTGATGTCGAGAAATACCATTGGACATACGGGATTCACCGGAACGTCCACGTGGTTTGATTTACAAAATGATTTAATCGTGAATGTCGTTTCCAATAGAGTTTATTTTGGTAGAGACAACGTTGAGCAGACAAGGCAGATGAGAATTGCAATTCATGATGCAATATTTAGAGAGGTCGTACATGGGTAA
- the mpl gene encoding UDP-N-acetylmuramate:L-alanyl-gamma-D-glutamyl-meso-diaminopimelate ligase: MGKHTGKHIHLMGICGTAMASLAGLFKSLGANVTGSDQNVYPPMSTQLEKLGIKIKEGYKKENLIPRPDLVIVGNVIRKDYDEPMALLASDIPYTSLPKAIGEYVIEDRHSIVVSGTHGKTTTTSMMAWVAECVGEKPGFLIGGIPRNYTYSFKIPEGNFFVIEGDEYDTAFFDKVPKFVHYKPKSVILTSVEFDHVDIYKDMSEVKKAFDLLMNLIPADGNLISWAEGEHVVDAAKKCKAKNNLSYGLNKGDFQAKNITFDNDFCQFDVELKGEKIDHIKLKAFGKHNILNALAVYALAKTLNWDLAKVRKGLETFEGVKRRQEIIGTPNNITVIEDFAHHPTAVDVTVESIKERYPKNKVFALFEPRSATSRRNIFQDDYISAFAKADVTILPDVYSAQTLKEDERLSPEIIVKALQKKGKEAHLIPHIDDIVSFLKNNAKPGDAVLVMSNGAFGGIYQKILTALAK; the protein is encoded by the coding sequence ATGGGTAAGCATACAGGAAAGCATATACATTTAATGGGAATTTGCGGGACGGCAATGGCATCATTGGCAGGGTTATTCAAATCTCTGGGAGCCAACGTTACGGGAAGTGATCAAAACGTATATCCTCCCATGTCGACTCAATTGGAAAAATTAGGAATTAAAATTAAAGAAGGTTACAAAAAAGAAAATCTAATTCCAAGACCAGATCTAGTGATCGTTGGAAATGTGATTCGTAAGGATTATGATGAGCCGATGGCACTATTAGCGTCTGATATTCCTTATACATCACTTCCTAAAGCCATCGGTGAATATGTGATCGAAGACCGTCACTCTATCGTAGTGAGTGGCACGCATGGTAAAACTACAACAACCTCGATGATGGCGTGGGTAGCAGAATGCGTGGGGGAGAAGCCAGGATTCTTAATCGGAGGTATTCCAAGAAATTACACTTACTCATTTAAAATCCCTGAAGGAAATTTCTTTGTGATCGAAGGTGACGAGTATGATACGGCTTTCTTTGATAAAGTTCCTAAATTTGTGCACTACAAACCAAAATCAGTAATTTTAACTTCGGTAGAGTTTGATCACGTGGATATTTACAAAGATATGTCGGAAGTTAAAAAAGCTTTCGATCTTTTAATGAACCTCATTCCAGCGGATGGAAATTTGATTTCTTGGGCTGAAGGAGAACATGTTGTCGATGCAGCAAAGAAATGCAAAGCTAAAAATAATTTGTCTTATGGTTTAAATAAAGGCGATTTCCAAGCCAAAAATATCACTTTTGATAACGATTTCTGTCAATTCGATGTGGAATTAAAAGGCGAAAAAATTGACCACATAAAGTTAAAAGCTTTTGGGAAACATAATATTTTAAATGCCCTCGCAGTTTACGCGCTAGCAAAAACCTTAAATTGGGATTTGGCAAAAGTTAGAAAAGGGTTAGAAACCTTTGAGGGCGTAAAACGTAGACAAGAAATTATTGGAACTCCCAATAATATCACGGTGATTGAAGATTTTGCCCATCATCCAACGGCAGTGGACGTGACAGTGGAGTCCATCAAAGAAAGATATCCTAAAAATAAAGTCTTCGCGCTATTTGAACCCCGATCAGCGACTTCTAGAAGAAATATTTTTCAAGATGATTATATTAGTGCCTTTGCAAAAGCTGACGTGACAATTTTGCCTGATGTTTATAGCGCGCAAACGCTCAAGGAAGATGAAAGATTATCTCCGGAAATCATAGTGAAGGCTCTTCAGAAAAAAGGCAAAGAAGCCCACCTGATTCCACATATCGATGATATCGTCAGTTTTTTGAAGAACAACGCCAAGCCTGGAGACGCAGTTCTCGTTATGTCTAACGGCGCCTTCGGTGGAATCTATCAAAAAATTCTCACCGCGTTGGCAAAATAA
- a CDS encoding S8 family serine peptidase translates to MKKLLVLSTLVLSVFLGTGISFAADSEVSYIVRFKPQVNANKMMAVRSFAGAKLEVLVPELNLYKVTMPASRLNMLSVLRNNESVKYAQADHSVKLREVVPNDPSFAQQWGLKNPNGADIKATEAWALGTKGTNLDGQDVVVAVVDGSVEVGHKDLKENMWANKGEVAGNGIDDDKNGYIDDIHGWNAKTNSGNLGAANGHGTHVAGTVSAKSDNGNQVAGVNWNVKIMSVNGASGTTSVVAKAYGYVLKQKKLFIESKGAQGANIVATNSSFGVDQANCASSDFPVWNDLYEEMGKAGIISAAATANAAWDIDAVGDVPTGCASEYIFAVTNTTNMDKINDGAGWGTKMIDIGAPGTDILSTYTNNSTSSLTGTSMATPHVAGAVAFLHTVASPQLAEIIRNNPAEGGLIVKKILMETVDPIADLKGKTVSGGRLNLAEAAKKAYNYVSKK, encoded by the coding sequence ATGAAAAAGCTTTTAGTATTATCAACGTTAGTTCTATCGGTTTTCTTGGGGACAGGAATCTCTTTCGCAGCGGACAGTGAAGTGAGTTACATCGTGCGCTTTAAGCCACAAGTAAATGCTAATAAAATGATGGCTGTAAGATCATTTGCTGGAGCAAAATTAGAAGTTCTAGTTCCAGAATTAAATCTTTATAAAGTTACAATGCCTGCATCAAGACTCAATATGCTTTCAGTCTTGAGAAACAATGAATCTGTAAAGTACGCTCAAGCTGATCATTCTGTGAAATTGAGAGAAGTCGTTCCTAATGATCCAAGTTTCGCTCAACAATGGGGTTTGAAAAATCCAAATGGCGCGGACATCAAGGCCACAGAAGCATGGGCTCTTGGAACAAAAGGTACAAATCTGGACGGTCAAGATGTAGTCGTGGCCGTTGTTGATGGCAGTGTTGAAGTTGGTCATAAAGACTTAAAAGAAAACATGTGGGCGAACAAAGGCGAAGTTGCTGGGAACGGTATCGATGACGATAAAAATGGTTATATCGATGATATCCATGGCTGGAATGCAAAAACCAATAGTGGAAATTTAGGAGCAGCAAACGGCCACGGAACACATGTAGCGGGAACAGTGTCTGCAAAATCAGATAACGGGAACCAAGTTGCTGGTGTTAACTGGAACGTAAAAATTATGTCGGTCAATGGTGCTTCTGGAACAACTTCCGTTGTGGCAAAAGCTTACGGTTATGTATTGAAGCAAAAGAAATTATTTATAGAATCTAAAGGTGCTCAAGGCGCAAACATTGTAGCCACTAATTCTAGCTTTGGTGTGGACCAAGCGAATTGCGCAAGCTCTGACTTCCCAGTTTGGAATGATCTCTATGAAGAAATGGGTAAAGCGGGAATTATTTCAGCGGCAGCAACTGCCAACGCAGCTTGGGACATCGATGCTGTAGGTGACGTGCCAACAGGTTGTGCGAGTGAGTATATCTTTGCTGTGACCAACACAACAAACATGGATAAAATCAATGACGGTGCAGGGTGGGGAACAAAGATGATTGATATTGGTGCTCCAGGTACGGATATCCTTTCAACTTACACCAACAATTCTACAAGTTCATTGACGGGAACATCAATGGCAACTCCGCATGTGGCAGGAGCCGTAGCATTCCTTCACACAGTTGCGTCTCCGCAATTGGCAGAGATTATCAGAAATAATCCGGCAGAAGGTGGATTGATCGTTAAAAAAATCTTAATGGAAACCGTAGATCCAATTGCAGACCTCAAAGGCAAAACAGTATCTGGCGGAAGATTGAATTTGGCAGAAGCTGCTAAAAAAGCTTACAACTACGTATCTAAGAAATAA